DNA from Myxococcota bacterium:
CGGCTGCCGCGACCACGAAGGCCGCGGTCGTCGAGATGTTGAAGGTGTCGGCGCCATCCCCGCCGGTGCCGCAGGTGTCGACGGTCCGTGGGTCGAGACACGGCGCGGTGACGGCCGCGGCGCGCAGTGCACGCGCGGCCCCCACGATCTCGCCGACCGTCTCGCCCTTGGTGCGCAGGGCGACCAGCAGCGCGGCCACGCTCACCGGCGTCGCCTCGCCCGCCGTGATCTCGGCGAACGCGGCTTCGAGCACCTCCGACGCCAGCTCCTGGCCGGCCACCGCCGTCTCGATCGCGGCGCGCACGCTCACGACGCCGCCTCCACGCCGCAGCGATCCAGGAAGTTGCGCAGCAGGCGCTTCCCACTCTTCGTCAGGATCGACTCGGGGTGGAACTGGACCCCCTCGATGGGGAGCGTCTGATGACGCAGCCCCATGATCTCCTGGTCGGCCGTCCGCGCGGTGATCACCAGCGCGTCGGGGAGGCTCGCCTCGTCGACCACCAACGAGTGGTAGCGCGTTGCCTCGAGAGGCGACGGCAGGCCTTCGAACACCCCACTGCCATCGTGGGAGATCTCCGAGACCTTGCCGTGCATGATCGAGCGCGCCCGGCGGACCCGACCGCCGAAGGCCTCGCCGATCGACTGGTGCCCGAGACACACGCCGAGCAGCGGCAGCGACGCCTTCGCGCAGGCGTGCACCGTGTCGAGCGAAATCCCCGCGCCCCCGGGCTCCCCGGGCCCCGGCGAGATCACCACGCCGGCCGGCCCTTCCTCGAGCAGGGTGTCGACGCTGACCGCATCGTTGCGGACGACCCGAACCTCGGCCCCGAGCTCCGAGAGGTACTGCACGAGGTTGTAGGTAAAGGAGTCGTAGTTATCGATCATCGCGATGTGCATGACGCGCTCGCTCAGTCGACCCCCTCGCGCGCCATGTCGATCGCCTCGACCAGCGCGCGCCCCTTGTTGATGGTCTCCTGCCACTCGGCTTCCGGATCCGAGTCGGCCACGACGCCCGCGCCGGCGCGCAGGTAGATCTCGCCGTCCTTCACGAGCAGCGTGCGGATCGCGATCGCCGTATCCATGTTTCCCGAGTAGTCGATGTAGCCAACGCAGCCGCCGTAGGGCCCGCGCCGCAGCGTCTCGAGCTCGTCGATGATCTCCATCGCGCGGACCTTCGGCGCGCCCGAGAGCGTGCCCGCTGGGAAGGTGGCGCGGAGCAGGTCCAGCCAATCGAGCCCCTCGCGCAGCTTCGCCTGGACGTTCGACACGATGTGCATCACGTGGGAGTAGCGCTCGATGATGGCGTACTGGTTCACGTGGACGCTGCCGGTCTCAGCAACGCGCCCGACGTCGTTGCGGCCGAGGTCGACCAGCATCACGTGCTCGGCGAGCTCCTTCGGATCGGCCAGCAGCTCTTCTTCGAGAGCGAGGTCCTCTTCCGGCGTGCGTCCCCGCGGCCGCGTGCCCGCGATCGGGCGCACGTCGATGCGTCCGTCCTCGAGCCGCACCAGGATCTCGGGCGACGAGCCGATCAGTACGGGACCTTCACAGCGTACGAAGAAGAGATAGGGACTCGGGTTGATCACGCGTAGGTGGCGGTAGATCGTGAAGGGGTCGACCTGGAGCGGGATCCGGAACTGCTGGGACAGGACGACCTGGAAGATATCGCCCGCCTCGATGTACTCCTTCGCCCGCTTGACGGCGTCGTGGTACTCCTCGCGCTCCATGCTGCGGTGCACGTCCATGGGCGCGCGCACGGGCCCGGTCCGCGGCTGGGCCGGCAGCGGTTCCCGCAGCGTGTCGACGACGGCGTCGAGCGCCGCGGTCACCTCCCGGTAGGCGGCGTCGCGGTCGGTGTCCGGGCCGACGGCCACCCAGCGCACGAGGGATGCCGTCTTGCGGACGTTGTCGACCACGACGACGGTCTCGGGCAGCACGAACCAGAGGTCGGGCATCTCGACTTCGTCGGGGTTCTCGTCTGGCACGGACTCGACGTGCCGGACCCAGTCGTAGCCCACCATGCCGACCGCACCGCCGAGGAAGCGCGGCAGCGGCGTGCCCTCGATGTGAGCGGGCTCCATCGCCGCGAGCTTCTCGCGCAGCACTTCGAGCGGGTCGCCGGGCGCCGTCACGCGCTCGATGCCGTCGTCGGTTTCCCACTCCACGTCGTGCCCGCGCGCGCGGAAGATGGCGCGCGCGCCGGTGCCGATGAAGCTGAAGCGTCCCCACTTCTCACCGCCTTCGACCGACTCGAAGAGGAAGCTCGTGCGGCCGTCATCCAGGCGACGGAACAGGGACAGCGGGGTGTCCATGTCGGCGAGAATCTCGCGCACGACCGGAACCCAATTCCCCCTCTTCGCGAGTTCCTCGAAGGATTCTCTGGAGGGGCGAAGCACGGAGGGGCCTCTGGGAGGGGCCGCGAGGGCCTGGGGGAGGAGAGCGCAAAACCCGCGTTCTTTCGAACGGTTACCAAAGGCCCCCAAAGCCGTCAAGCAAGCCTTCGCTGCGACGCACCGGGGTGTCACCGAAGCCCACCAGGCGGTAGACGAACTTCACGTCGACCCCGCGGGTGCGGTCCTCGGAGACCACGATGCCCGCCGCCCAGCACTCGCAGCGGGACAGGTATTCGAGGACGCCCCGGTTGGTCAGCACCAGGTCGCCCTCGATCGAGTACGCCATCTGGTACCGGAGGTTCCAGCGCGCCGTGAGGTCCAGCGAGACTCCGGCCTCGAGCTGCTGGATGTGGTCGATCCGGGAACGCTCGTCGAAACGGTCCCCGGCGCCAAACGCCTCGAACACCTCGGGGATGTCGCGCGCCCAGCGGTACTCGCCCTGCAGCGAGACCCCCACCGGATGGCTCCAGGTGGCCGAAGCCAGGGCCTCGTCCACGCGCCCTTCGTCGGGATCGAGGTCGCCGTGGAAGCGCAGGTCGAGCCCCTGCAGCGGGAACGCGCGGCCCTCGAGGATCAGGGCATCGAAGACTTCCTCCTCGATGTCGAAGAGCCCCTGCAGCGTGACGTCGGCGAGCAGGGACGAGCCGTCGCTGTCGTTCCTGTAGAAGCGGTTGTCGAACCCGAGCGTCGCGCGCTGGGCGCGCCGCACCCGGTCGGCGTCGTCGCGGACCACGGCGTCGAGGTCGAGGCCGCGCACCCGATCGAGGGGCACGGCGGTCGCGGGTCGGAACAGGGGATCGCGGCGCTGGGAGCTGCTCGCCACCAGCGCGTAGCCGGCGCGGGGCTCGAGCACGTGGCGCCAGCCACCGAAGTCGCGACTGAGACGGGTGGTCGCGTCGACGCGAGCGGTCGCGTAGCCGCGCTCCTGGAAGCCGCGCAGCCGACTGTCGTAGAGGCTCTGCCGCCAGCCCACCTCGGGCACGACCTGGATCCCGCGCCAGTCGAGGGGCGCGGCGATGCGCGGGTGCACGATCACGCGGTGCCCCCGGTCGGTGAGAGGTTCGCCTTCCTGGAAGCGACCATCGCCCTCCGAGCCACCCGTGGTCGCGAAGTCGTCGGTGTGATTGTCGGGCAGGCCACCCGGCTCGCGTGCGCCGGTGAGGCCAGCGATCCCGTTGGGCAGCGCGTCGATACCGGTGTCGAGGAAGAGCCCGCCCGGTCCGAGCACGGCGCTCGGCAGCTCGCCCTCGGCCCGCTCGCGGGCCTCGAACCACGCGTAGTCGACGTCGACGGAAGGCACCAGGAAGGGCGCACCGGGCAGCGCCACCGGCAAGAGGTCGACGCGAGCGGTGGGCCAGCGCTGCAACACGAAGCGATCGCGATCCAGGTCGTCGGGGCTCTGCAGGTCGTCGACGAACTGGGCGCCGACCGAGACCCCGAGCGCGTCGAGTTCCCCGAACCCCCGACCGAGCCGCGCTTCGGAACGCAGGTAGCGGTCCGAGCGGCGGCTGTTCAACTCGTCGAAATCGAAGGGCACCTGGTTGTCCGACGCGAAGCCGAAGTCGGTCTCGAAGCGAAGGTCGCCGGGCAGCTTCCAGTCGTGCTCGCCCGACAGGCTCCAGCGGTTGCGGCCGAAGGGCTGCGCCGCCGTCTTGGCGTCGATGTCCTGGTCGCGGGTGAAGGCGGCGAGCACCTCGCCGCTCGACTCCTGACTCCAGGCGTAGTCGAAGAAGGCCGCCCCGCCGGCGCCCCGCTCGGTCGAGTAACGCGGGGTCAGGATGAGACCTGCCTCGTCGGCGATCGCCCAGAAGAAGGGCAGTCCGGCCGAGAAGCCGTTGAAGCTGCTGAAGGAGAACTCCGGGAAGAGCAGGCCCGACTGGCGCTCGGTCTTCACCGGGAACGCCAACCACGGGATCCAGGCCACGGGCACGCCGAGGATCTCGACGCTCGCGTTCTTCGCCGTGGCGTAGCCCTCGATCTGGAGGTCGGCCTCTTCCGCCGAGATCTCCCAGGGCACCCGCTCCTCCGGATCGGGACAACGACAGGTGGTGAAGCGGCCCTCGCGGAACCGGTAGGTGTCCGGTCCGGTCTTCTCGATCTCGGCGGCACCGGCGCGGAAGGGGGTGCTCTCGGCCTCCAAGGCGCCGCCGTAGAGGGTACCCGCGACCGTATCGAGTTCGAAGGCGACGAAGTCGGCGGTGACCACGTCTTCGCCATCGGCGAGCGACACGTTTCCGCTCGCCACGCCAAGGCCGGTGGTGCGGTTGAAGGCCGCCCAATCCGCTCGCAGGGTGCGCCCGTGCTGCACGATCTTCACGCGGCCACGCGCCACGTAGAGCTCGCGCTCCATCTCGTAGGAGAGCGCGTCGGCGGTCAGCTCGAAGGGCTCGTTGCGGAGCTCTTCCGGGAGGTCTGCGACCGGCTGGGCACCCGCCGGGACCGCCGCCAGGGCCGCGATCCAAACACCCACGGCGCAGACTCCCGCGATCCAGACACGCACTTGCCGCGGCATGCGGGCGGCAGCCTAGCCCGAATCCCCCCTCCCCCGCCGCCGCAACGCGTCACGGGCCGGTTCGGGCCGTACGGCGAAAGAAAGCGCCCTAGGCCGCGTCCGACATCTCGAGGAACTGGTTCAGCGCCTCGGTGTCGGGCACCAGCAGCACGTCGTCCTCGAGCAGCGCCAGCTTGCGATCGAAGAGCTGATGCAGCGCGCGGTGGGCTTCGAGCATCGACAGGCCCGCCGACTGGGCGAGCTGGGCCAGCCGTGCATCGATGCGCACGCCGTGGTCGCCGTGGGCTTCCCCGTGGCGCATCAGGGCCCGGACCACCGGGCGCATCAGGTCGTCGACCCCGAGCGCCGCGAGCCGGCGCTCGGCCTCGATCAGCCGCGAAACCAGCACGCGAATCATGCGGATCGCGATCACGGGCTCTTCCAGGCACATGCCCTCGAGCGTGTCCCGATCGAGGGCGATCACCCGGGTCGTGTTCACGGCGATGGCCCGCGCGTTACGGCGCTCGCCGAGCACCACGCCCAGCTCCCCGAAGAAGTCGCCGGGCCCCAGGCGCGCCACGACGCGCTCGCGGGCTTCGGTCTCGCGGATGAGCTCCACTTCCCCCGACTGGATCACGTAGAGCTGATCGCCGGGGTCACCGGTCTCGAAGACCGTCTCGCCCGGTGACAGCGTGCGCTGGTAGTAGCGGCGTCCGCCCACGGACACGTTCTGCGCGGCCACGACCTGCCCTCCTCGGTTCGACGCCACGAGGCGACGCTCCAAGGACGCTTGTCGTCGGTCCCGCGGGCAGGCTTGAGGCCCCGCGCGTCGCGGGGCGGCCCGAGGTCGCTAGGAACCGATCAGGTGGGCGATCGACTCCTCGACCTCCTGGGCGGTCTTCAGGCCCACGGTCACCGAGTCGACGTTGCCCTCGGGGCTGACGACGACCATCGCCGGGAACCCGAGGGCCCCGAAGCGGCGGGCGAGATCTTCGTCGGCGCCGGTCAACACCGGGTAGTCCGCGACCGCCTCGTTCTCCAAGCCCCACTCGCGCACTTCTTGCGGTGTGGCGCCGCCGATCTCGACCCCGACCACGACCAGGTCACCGCGCTCCCGGTGACTCTCGAAGACCTGGTTGAGCTCGGCCGGCTGGAACACGCACGGCGCGCACCAGGTGGCCCAGAAGTCGATCACGACCGTTCGGCCGCGGTGATCGGCGAGGCGGAAGGGCTCGCCCCTCAGATCGGGATGGGTGAAGTCCGGCGCGTCGCCGGCCGGCGCCGCCGCGTCGGGCGCACCCGAATCCGCTGCAGACGGTGCCTCGGCCTCCGGTGCGCAGCCGGCCAGAACCCCGAAAAGCGCCGCCAGAGCCAGGGCCCCGCTGGCAGCAGGTGCGCGTCGGTGTGCTCGGTTCGTCATTGGATGGCCTTCTCCGCGGCGTTGATGAAATCGTTCAAGAAACTGAAGTAGCGATTGAGGGCCGTGAACTGATCCGTCACCAGCAGGAAGCCGACGCCCACGAGCACGAAGCCCGACGCCAACTCCAGCTTGTGGAAATGGTCCTTGATCTTCGCGAAGGCGCGGAAGAACCATTCGATGCTCCAGCCGGCCAGCAGAAACGGAATCGCCAGACCCGCCGAATAGACCAGCAGGAGCCCCACTCCCTGGAGCGCGGTTTCGCGTGCGCCCGCCACGGTGAGGATCGTCGCGAGGA
Protein-coding regions in this window:
- a CDS encoding aminodeoxychorismate/anthranilate synthase component II codes for the protein MHIAMIDNYDSFTYNLVQYLSELGAEVRVVRNDAVSVDTLLEEGPAGVVISPGPGEPGGAGISLDTVHACAKASLPLLGVCLGHQSIGEAFGGRVRRARSIMHGKVSEISHDGSGVFEGLPSPLEATRYHSLVVDEASLPDALVITARTADQEIMGLRHQTLPIEGVQFHPESILTKSGKRLLRNFLDRCGVEAAS
- the trpE gene encoding anthranilate synthase component I, with the protein product MDTPLSLFRRLDDGRTSFLFESVEGGEKWGRFSFIGTGARAIFRARGHDVEWETDDGIERVTAPGDPLEVLREKLAAMEPAHIEGTPLPRFLGGAVGMVGYDWVRHVESVPDENPDEVEMPDLWFVLPETVVVVDNVRKTASLVRWVAVGPDTDRDAAYREVTAALDAVVDTLREPLPAQPRTGPVRAPMDVHRSMEREEYHDAVKRAKEYIEAGDIFQVVLSQQFRIPLQVDPFTIYRHLRVINPSPYLFFVRCEGPVLIGSSPEILVRLEDGRIDVRPIAGTRPRGRTPEEDLALEEELLADPKELAEHVMLVDLGRNDVGRVAETGSVHVNQYAIIERYSHVMHIVSNVQAKLREGLDWLDLLRATFPAGTLSGAPKVRAMEIIDELETLRRGPYGGCVGYIDYSGNMDTAIAIRTLLVKDGEIYLRAGAGVVADSDPEAEWQETINKGRALVEAIDMAREGVD
- the lptD gene encoding LPS assembly protein LptD; this encodes MPRQVRVWIAGVCAVGVWIAALAAVPAGAQPVADLPEELRNEPFELTADALSYEMERELYVARGRVKIVQHGRTLRADWAAFNRTTGLGVASGNVSLADGEDVVTADFVAFELDTVAGTLYGGALEAESTPFRAGAAEIEKTGPDTYRFREGRFTTCRCPDPEERVPWEISAEEADLQIEGYATAKNASVEILGVPVAWIPWLAFPVKTERQSGLLFPEFSFSSFNGFSAGLPFFWAIADEAGLILTPRYSTERGAGGAAFFDYAWSQESSGEVLAAFTRDQDIDAKTAAQPFGRNRWSLSGEHDWKLPGDLRFETDFGFASDNQVPFDFDELNSRRSDRYLRSEARLGRGFGELDALGVSVGAQFVDDLQSPDDLDRDRFVLQRWPTARVDLLPVALPGAPFLVPSVDVDYAWFEARERAEGELPSAVLGPGGLFLDTGIDALPNGIAGLTGAREPGGLPDNHTDDFATTGGSEGDGRFQEGEPLTDRGHRVIVHPRIAAPLDWRGIQVVPEVGWRQSLYDSRLRGFQERGYATARVDATTRLSRDFGGWRHVLEPRAGYALVASSSQRRDPLFRPATAVPLDRVRGLDLDAVVRDDADRVRRAQRATLGFDNRFYRNDSDGSSLLADVTLQGLFDIEEEVFDALILEGRAFPLQGLDLRFHGDLDPDEGRVDEALASATWSHPVGVSLQGEYRWARDIPEVFEAFGAGDRFDERSRIDHIQQLEAGVSLDLTARWNLRYQMAYSIEGDLVLTNRGVLEYLSRCECWAAGIVVSEDRTRGVDVKFVYRLVGFGDTPVRRSEGLLDGFGGLW
- a CDS encoding Crp/Fnr family transcriptional regulator, which produces MAAQNVSVGGRRYYQRTLSPGETVFETGDPGDQLYVIQSGEVELIRETEARERVVARLGPGDFFGELGVVLGERRNARAIAVNTTRVIALDRDTLEGMCLEEPVIAIRMIRVLVSRLIEAERRLAALGVDDLMRPVVRALMRHGEAHGDHGVRIDARLAQLAQSAGLSMLEAHRALHQLFDRKLALLEDDVLLVPDTEALNQFLEMSDAA
- a CDS encoding TlpA disulfide reductase family protein; this translates as MTNRAHRRAPAASGALALAALFGVLAGCAPEAEAPSAADSGAPDAAAPAGDAPDFTHPDLRGEPFRLADHRGRTVVIDFWATWCAPCVFQPAELNQVFESHRERGDLVVVGVEIGGATPQEVREWGLENEAVADYPVLTGADEDLARRFGALGFPAMVVVSPEGNVDSVTVGLKTAQEVEESIAHLIGS